GACATCCTGCCTTACATTTACCTGATTAATCCCTTCCAACTGGTATTCCACCGGGTCTTCCACGGTGACTATGTTCTTTTCCGAGGTATCCACCAACTTTACCATTGAATAAAGCGTGGTGGTTTTTCCCGAGCCTGTGGGCCCGCAAACCAGGATCATCCCGTGCGGCAGTTTTGAAAGCCTGCGCAAAGGATCGGTCACCTCTTTGCTAAAACCGAGTTTGTCTATGTCCAACGTAGCCTGAGTCTTATCCAATATGCGGATAGCGACTTTTTCACCGAAGCTCGAAGGAAGTATGGAGACGCGGAAATCCACCTCTTTACGCTGAAGTTTGGCCTTGAACCTTCCGTCCTGAGGCAGGCGGTGCTCGGCTATATTCAACATTGACATTACTTTTAAGCGGGAAACTATGGACGAGTGCAGGTTCTTCGGCGGGTTCTGGGTCTCCAGGAGCATTCCGTCTATGCGGAAACGCACCCGTACCTTTTTTTCAAAAGGCTCGATCAGTATGTCCGAGGCGCGCCTCTTCACCCCGTCTTCCAGGATAAGGTCGGTGATCTTGATCACCGGCGCTTCCTGGCTCACAGCGCCCAGTTCCATATCCGAAAGGGATTTTTCCTTTTCTTCCTTGACCAGCTCGATGGACGAAACGGACATCTCCTTGACCATATCGCCGATGATATCCTTGGTACTGTCCGGGTAAGCCATATCAATGGCGGCGATTATATCCAGGCTGGAAGAAATGATCGGGTTTATCTTGTAACCGGTAAGCGCCTCCACGTGGTCAATGGCGAATATATTCAAAGGGTCGGCCATAGCCAGGGTGATCGAGTCGCCTATTTTAGATATGGGGATGATCTGGTAAGCGCGGGCGATATTAGCGGGGATTATCTTGATTATCTCCGGGTCCATCCGGAAACGTTTCAAGTCGATCAGCGGCAGGCTTAAGCCCTCGCTCAAAGAAAGGTTTAGGTCGCTCTCCTTGACCATTTTCAGGTCAATAATGATATCGCTGAGTCTTCCGCCTTTTTTTGTCTGGACCTCGATGGCCTCATCAAGCTGGACCTGGCTGATAATACGGTTCTTGATCAGGATCTCGGTCAGGCGGTCTTTTAAAGAAACCATTATTTATAGTATTTTACTATTGCCTTGCGGATATCCGATAAGGTGGAGACAAACACCTGGACATTGCAGCCGGATATCCTTTCCGCTTCTTCAACCGCTTTTTCAAGCAAAGGGTTGTACATCACCAGAGTAAGGCTGTTGCCTATTTTGTCAATGGGGATGAACGCGTATTTCTCGGCGAGGCTGCGCGGTATTATACCGGTGATCTCGGGATTGATCTCGTAACTGCCCAAAGGCAGATAAGGGAACCCGTATTGCACGGTCAAGGCCTGGGCGATATCCTCTTCTTTGGCGCAGCCCATTTCCAGGAGTATCTCACCCAAAAGCCGGTTCGGCTTCCCCTCCTGGACGGCTAAAGCCTTATCCAGATGCGGCCGGTCGAGGACCCCCATATCGATAAGCAATTCGCCGATGTGTTTATTTATTACCTTTTTTAACGGCATAGTAATTTATCCTTATATTAAGACAATTAACAGACAAATTATACCTTGTAACCGCCGGTATGGCAACAGTTTTTAGGGCGGGCGTTTACAGGATGCTCTTTATATCTTCGTATCCTGCCGACAGGAAATCCTGATCGATACCGGGGTCAAGGAACCCCCAGGCCAATGGCTTATTCGCGGAAAACTCCTTAAGGTATTCATTGGGGTCTATCCCGCATTCGCTGAAAGAATCCATCCAGCGTTGAAAATCAAAATGCTCGTCCCAGCCGTCAAACCTGGCCCCTTTTTTGAAGGCGGACAGGATCACGCTGCTTAACCGCCTGTCTCCTCGGGAAAGAACCCCTTCCATAAAACTCATAAAACGGTTGTGAAAAGAAAGTTTTATCCGCCTGTTCCTTAAATGTCCGCGCAAATAGTCCTGCTTGGCCTTCATCTGCTCAAGCCCGAGCATGGCAAACCACTGAAAGCAGGTATGCGGCTTGGGTATCAGGGTATTGATGCTTACGTTCACCTGGGCAGGCCGGCCGCTTACTTTCCGGGAAAGCTCCGAAACCCTGGCGCTGAAATCCAGTATCCTGTCCAAGTCCGGCTCCTGCTCCCCGGGAAGCCCGACCATAAAATAAAGCTTTACGTGCTGATAGCCGGCCCGGAAAGATCCCTCCAAAGTCTTAAAAAAATCGTCTTCGTTAAAATCCTTACCCAGGGCCTCGCGCAATTTAGGGCTGGCTGATTCCGGGGCAAAGGTCAAGCCGCTCTTTTTAATGCTGGCGAGCAATTCCGCCACCTGGCCTAAAGACGTCTTGGGTTTCATCGAAGGCAAAGAAAGGCTCACCCCTTTTTCCTTGAAGAAGCTGACCATTTCCGGCAATATCTCGCCCAGGCCGGGATGATCGCTTACCGACAAGCCGGTCAAAGATATCTCTTCATAGCCGGAAGAGCTATAAAGGCATTTGCTCTGTTCCAGGATAGTCTGGGGTTTGCGCAGGCGCAAAGGGAAATACTGGCTCCTGGCCTGGCAAAAACGGCAGCGGTTCGGGCAGCCGCGCATTACCTCCATAGTGATCCGGTCATGGGTCACCTGGATATACGGCACCATCCATTTATCCGGAAAATGCGCTTTATCCAGGTCAGCCACAAATCTTTTCTGCACTTTCTGCGGTACTCCCAGAATAGGCACATATACCCCGGAAACAGCGGCGAAAATCTTCAACAGGTCCAAACGGCCGAGCCTTCCGGACTTAAACTCATCCTTGCGCCGGCGGTAAAGATCAATGATCTCTAAAACGACATCTTCCCCTTCGCCGAAAACAAAAAGGTCGAAGAATTCATGCATCGGCTCGGGATTCATCACGCAAGGCCCGCCGCCGATGACCAGAGGGTCATCCTTGCCCCTATCCTTACTCTTCAAGGATATTCCAGCCAGGTCCAGTATATTCAAAACATTCGTGTACCCCAACTCATAGCCCAGAGAAAAACCAAGCAGATCGAACTCATTCAGCGGCTTGCCGGATTCCAGAGAAGGCAATTTAAGGCGGTTATCCCGGAGGATCTTCTCCATATCGCCTGCAGGCGCGAAGACCCGCTCGCAAACAACATCATCGATCTTATTCAACAAAGAATAAAGTATACGCAGCCCCAAGTTACTCATCCCCAGCTCATACATATCCGGGAACGACAAAGCGAACTTCACCGCCGCCTTATCTATATCCTTCTTCGACACATTCCATTCCTGCCCGATATACCTGGCAGGCTTCTGCAACCCTAATAGAAATTCTTCCATTTTTCCTTTTTATTATCGCCGATGTACTCTGGCGGCTTTCGCGATTACAGTAAAAATTCACCAGGTATCATACTCAGCTCTGACTCTTAGGCTTAAGAGGCATAGATTGCCATCTTATTACAAGCTCTTTTAGTTTTTCTTTGTGATAATTATTTAGCCAATAATACTTTTGTAGTATTTTTAGGGTTTTTAAAGAACTTGTTTTTTTCTCAAAATATTCTATCGAATTTATTATGAACGTACCAATTTTATTTGTTAAACGCTTGCCTTCTTTCTTGCTCATAGAAAACAAAGGAAAATAAATATTAAAAAACCATAAACCATCCTTATCTTGATTAATAATTATCTGATTGTGATCTAACCTTATAATATCCATTGCTAACTTGTTTTCAATTAAAATCCTCGGGGAAGAAGCTACCCTCTCCTCCAACTCCACTGCGGTTATATATGCATTGCTATATATGAACAGTCCTGATTTATTTATATAAGGCCTTTGAAAGTACGATCCCGTTGCTATTCCGCCTCTTACCAATAACTTAAAACTTAACATGAACTTCAACAAAAATCTTGAAACTAAAATAAAGAATTGCTTTTTTACAACTCTAATTCTATTATCCTTGGGAAGCCCAAAGTAATTGCCGTTGTTAAACTGTTTGAGATCAAATGTAATAATTATAGAGTCGCTTAACATTATAAAACTGATTGCCTTTTTAAGCTTATTTAAATCTCCCGGCGGTTTTTCTTTTGCTGCTAACAAACTTTGTTTTAGAATATTAGAAATTTTTTTATAGCATTCTTGGGGAGACATCACTCTGTTTTTTATAAAATCCGAGTAACCAAGAATATCCAAATAACAGACTATGCATTCATTTGAATCGACCTTTTTCATTTTTCTCTCACCCTTATGAACAACTAACCTTGGCTTATTAGCAACCGCAGGTGACGAGGCTTGTTTCAAGTATATTCTCTAAATGTCCTCTGGCGGTATTTTGAGCGAATGGAGATTTTAGCCAAAGGAGCTTGAGTATTTTCGGAAATCCCGGTGGAGCGATAGCGACAACACCGGGACAGCGAAGCTGTTAAGGAGCATTTGTCAGAACAAATGCGACGAGTTCTGCAGCTGCCGAAAATGCGAAAGACCTTTGGCGTCCGCCTACGGCGGAAAATCGACCCTGAGCGAAAAAACCGCCAGAGGCATTGGCAAAGAATCTCACAGTGCGCGAAGCAAAGCCACAAAACAAACAGGGCAAGACGCCGCGATCAAAATACTGCTCTTGTCTTGTTTATATTCGCCAGCATACCAAGGGCGGCAAACGTCACGATGACCGACGACCCGCCGTAGCTCATCAGCGGAAGCGGTATGCCCACAACCGGCGCAAGCCCCAGGTTCATAGCGATATTGACCGCTATCTGCATCCCCAGCATAAGCGCGATACCCAAAGACAATAGCCGGCCGAAATGATCGCTGGTCTTCTCCGCGATGACAATAGCCTGCCGGATCAAAAGGTAATACAGGAATATCAGGACCATCCCTCCCAAAAATCCCCATTCCTCGGTGAATGTCGAAAAGACAAAATCCGTATGCGCCTCCGGCAGGAAGCGCAACTGGCTCTGCGTCCCGGAAAGCCAACCTTTCCCAAAAAATCCCCCTGAGCCTATGGCGATCTTCGCCTGAATAATGGTATATCCGGCTCCCAGAGGGTCAATGTTGGGATTCAAGAAAACCATCACCCTTTCCTTCTGATAGTCCCTCATATGGTTCCAGACAACCGGCGCGGCAAAGGCCAGTATTGCCAGAAGCATGAACGCGTACTTCACCCGGATCTTGCTCAAGAAAAGCATTCCCAAGAATATCAGGAAAACCATTGCCCCGCTGCCCAGATCCGGCTGCTCGATTATAAAACACACCGGTATGGCCACAAAAATGAACGGCAATATCAACGCCCGGAATAAACCGAAGCTCCCTGCTTTCAGGGCGATATCATCCACTGATTTCGCGCTAAAATACCTGGACAGGAAGATCACCATAACCAGTTTTGCTGCCTCTGACGGCTGAAAGTTGAACCAGGCGAACCTCAACCAACGCTGCGCTCCCAACCGGACGATGCCCAACACGAAAACCAGCACCAACAGCACAACCATAATCCAGTA
This is a stretch of genomic DNA from Candidatus Omnitrophota bacterium. It encodes these proteins:
- the tadA gene encoding Flp pilus assembly complex ATPase component TadA, which translates into the protein MVSLKDRLTEILIKNRIISQVQLDEAIEVQTKKGGRLSDIIIDLKMVKESDLNLSLSEGLSLPLIDLKRFRMDPEIIKIIPANIARAYQIIPISKIGDSITLAMADPLNIFAIDHVEALTGYKINPIISSSLDIIAAIDMAYPDSTKDIIGDMVKEMSVSSIELVKEEKEKSLSDMELGAVSQEAPVIKITDLILEDGVKRRASDILIEPFEKKVRVRFRIDGMLLETQNPPKNLHSSIVSRLKVMSMLNIAEHRLPQDGRFKAKLQRKEVDFRVSILPSSFGEKVAIRILDKTQATLDIDKLGFSKEVTDPLRRLSKLPHGMILVCGPTGSGKTTTLYSMVKLVDTSEKNIVTVEDPVEYQLEGINQVNVRQDVGLTFASALRAILRQDPNIIMIGEIRDLETVDIAIKSALTGHLVFSTLHTTTACGSIVRLVNMGIEPYMINSSLVCVVAQRLLRKVCTHCKEEYTLSSEMIENMKLALPDPKKAKFFRGKGCSHCLNLGYSGRVGIAEVLILSASIREMILKGAQEHMIKRQARKEGMNTLREDGLRAALAGQTTLEEVLRVTARDE
- a CDS encoding TIGR03960 family B12-binding radical SAM protein, whose protein sequence is MEEFLLGLQKPARYIGQEWNVSKKDIDKAAVKFALSFPDMYELGMSNLGLRILYSLLNKIDDVVCERVFAPAGDMEKILRDNRLKLPSLESGKPLNEFDLLGFSLGYELGYTNVLNILDLAGISLKSKDRGKDDPLVIGGGPCVMNPEPMHEFFDLFVFGEGEDVVLEIIDLYRRRKDEFKSGRLGRLDLLKIFAAVSGVYVPILGVPQKVQKRFVADLDKAHFPDKWMVPYIQVTHDRITMEVMRGCPNRCRFCQARSQYFPLRLRKPQTILEQSKCLYSSSGYEEISLTGLSVSDHPGLGEILPEMVSFFKEKGVSLSLPSMKPKTSLGQVAELLASIKKSGLTFAPESASPKLREALGKDFNEDDFFKTLEGSFRAGYQHVKLYFMVGLPGEQEPDLDRILDFSARVSELSRKVSGRPAQVNVSINTLIPKPHTCFQWFAMLGLEQMKAKQDYLRGHLRNRRIKLSFHNRFMSFMEGVLSRGDRRLSSVILSAFKKGARFDGWDEHFDFQRWMDSFSECGIDPNEYLKEFSANKPLAWGFLDPGIDQDFLSAGYEDIKSIL
- the rodA gene encoding rod shape-determining protein RodA produces the protein MRNVGLKIFIIALLICILGVLSIYSSTYRKEGDLWQNTYQRQILWIVIGIVIFQLFSNLNYRRVWDVTNVLYWIMVVLLVLVFVLGIVRLGAQRWLRFAWFNFQPSEAAKLVMVIFLSRYFSAKSVDDIALKAGSFGLFRALILPFIFVAIPVCFIIEQPDLGSGAMVFLIFLGMLFLSKIRVKYAFMLLAILAFAAPVVWNHMRDYQKERVMVFLNPNIDPLGAGYTIIQAKIAIGSGGFFGKGWLSGTQSQLRFLPEAHTDFVFSTFTEEWGFLGGMVLIFLYYLLIRQAIVIAEKTSDHFGRLLSLGIALMLGMQIAVNIAMNLGLAPVVGIPLPLMSYGGSSVIVTFAALGMLANINKTRAVF